The following proteins are co-located in the Microcystis wesenbergii NRERC-220 genome:
- the ftsH3 gene encoding ATP-dependent zinc metalloprotease FtsH3 — MNKNGNNKKWRNAGLYALLLIVVLALASAFFDRQPAVQQTWKYSEFLQEVREGKVETVRLSADRQRAIVPTQDGTNVLVNLPNDPQLINILAENNVDISVLPQREEGVWVRAFSSLFFPILLLVGLFFLLRRAQSGPGSQAMNFGKSKARVQMEPQTQVTFGDVAGIEGAKLELNEVVDFLKNADRFTAIGAKIPKGVLLVGPPGTGKTLLARAVAGEAGVPFFSISGSEFVEMFVGVGASRVRDLFEQAKANAPCIVFIDEIDAVGRQRGAGLGGGNDEREQTLNQLLTEMDGFEGNTGIIIIAATNRPDVLDAALLRPGRFDRQVVVDRPDYAGRKEILNVHSRGKTLAQDVDLDKIARRTPGFTGADLANLLNEAAILAARRNLTEISMDEINDAIDRVLAGPEKKNRVMSEKRKTLVAYHEAGHALVGALMPDYDPVQKISIIPRGRAGGLTWFTPSEDRMESGLYSRAYLQNQMAVALGGRLAEEIIFGEEEVTTGASNDLQQVARVARQMVTRFGMSDRLGPVALGRQNGNVFLGRDIASDRDFSDETAAAIDEEVRNLVEQAYRRAKEVLVNNRVILDQLAQMLVEKETVDAEELQNILAHNDVKMAALA, encoded by the coding sequence GTGAACAAAAACGGTAATAACAAAAAATGGCGCAATGCGGGACTATATGCCCTATTGTTAATCGTAGTCCTTGCCTTGGCCTCAGCTTTCTTCGATCGCCAGCCAGCAGTGCAACAAACTTGGAAGTATAGTGAATTTTTACAGGAAGTACGGGAAGGTAAAGTAGAAACCGTGCGCTTAAGTGCCGACCGGCAACGAGCGATCGTACCCACCCAAGACGGTACGAACGTATTGGTTAACCTACCCAACGATCCGCAATTAATCAACATCTTGGCAGAAAATAACGTTGATATTTCCGTACTGCCCCAAAGAGAAGAAGGAGTATGGGTAAGAGCCTTCAGTAGCCTATTTTTCCCTATATTGCTTCTTGTTGGTCTATTTTTCTTGCTCCGTCGCGCCCAAAGTGGCCCCGGTTCCCAAGCGATGAACTTCGGCAAATCGAAAGCAAGAGTACAGATGGAACCCCAAACCCAGGTTACTTTCGGTGATGTGGCCGGGATTGAAGGGGCAAAATTAGAATTAAACGAAGTGGTGGACTTCCTCAAAAATGCCGATCGCTTCACGGCAATTGGGGCAAAAATCCCCAAAGGAGTCCTTTTAGTCGGTCCTCCGGGGACAGGTAAAACCCTACTCGCTCGCGCGGTAGCTGGAGAAGCAGGAGTCCCGTTTTTTAGCATTTCCGGTTCGGAATTCGTGGAAATGTTCGTCGGGGTGGGTGCTTCTCGCGTCCGCGACCTATTTGAACAAGCGAAAGCGAATGCACCTTGTATCGTCTTTATCGATGAGATTGATGCTGTCGGTCGTCAACGGGGTGCCGGTTTAGGGGGTGGTAACGATGAACGGGAACAAACCCTCAACCAATTATTAACGGAAATGGACGGTTTTGAAGGTAATACAGGTATTATCATTATCGCCGCCACTAACCGTCCTGATGTGTTGGATGCCGCTTTATTACGTCCGGGTCGTTTTGATCGCCAAGTGGTGGTGGATCGTCCCGATTACGCTGGCCGTAAGGAAATCCTTAATGTCCACTCCAGAGGCAAAACTTTGGCCCAAGACGTGGATCTCGATAAAATCGCTCGTCGTACCCCCGGTTTTACCGGTGCCGATCTAGCTAATTTGCTCAACGAAGCCGCAATTTTAGCCGCACGTCGCAATTTAACCGAGATTTCCATGGATGAGATCAACGATGCGATCGATCGTGTTCTGGCCGGTCCTGAGAAGAAAAATCGCGTCATGAGCGAAAAACGCAAAACTTTAGTTGCTTACCATGAAGCTGGTCATGCTTTGGTGGGTGCTTTAATGCCGGATTACGATCCCGTCCAGAAAATTAGTATTATTCCTCGCGGTCGCGCTGGGGGTTTAACTTGGTTCACTCCTAGCGAGGATCGCATGGAATCCGGGTTGTATTCTCGCGCTTATCTGCAAAATCAGATGGCTGTAGCTTTGGGGGGTCGTTTAGCTGAAGAAATTATCTTCGGTGAGGAGGAAGTGACTACGGGTGCTTCTAATGACCTGCAACAGGTGGCACGAGTAGCGCGGCAAATGGTCACTCGTTTCGGCATGAGCGATCGCCTGGGGCCGGTGGCTTTAGGTCGTCAAAATGGTAATGTTTTCCTAGGTCGTGATATCGCTTCCGATCGAGATTTCTCCGATGAAACTGCGGCAGCTATTGACGAGGAAGTGCGTAACCTAGTGGAACAGGCCTATCGTCGCGCTAAAGAGGTTTTAGTCAATAACCGCGTCATCTTGGACCAGTTAGCGCAAATGTTAGTGGAAAAAGAAACCGTGGACGCGGAGGAGTTACAAAATATCCTCGCTCATAACGATGTGAAAATGGCGGCTTTAGCTTAA
- a CDS encoding RNA polymerase subunit sigma-70 gives MKKRETLLEKFCCFLVLQQNRTEWNCDRRLRRNMESYGPIDPNVESEEYWSLFFHQQYQNPGSQNHLFRGHLYAYLQEPCYWAAAEIYQKYQAKLDYQIEDYFNEGILGFEAILADFKPLFSTRFDNFANQRIKYRLIDRIRQISQAFGHNTWSLLLNSTGARLSQALLARGLVGETLENYLLAWDYYKEIYAQAKIKTDGKIQEPSPEIWQKIAAAYNSDSHSTIKISSATINRWLEDAGKAISDHLFPQGKTISLQQPFGDGESSTREEMIEDTLHDTPWQQLEAAENFRESQQNHQKILAWLRAEISQICQQPQQAKLHPQIQLILEMTYGSGLGQVAIAAKITEITTVVIKQYQVSRELDKVYRHLAKKFLPWASENLHISFQSHDREVISKAIEPWLTYYYQTSATTQED, from the coding sequence ATGAAAAAACGAGAGACTTTGCTGGAGAAGTTTTGTTGCTTTTTAGTTTTGCAGCAAAATAGGACAGAATGGAATTGCGATCGGCGTTTGCGTCGTAACATGGAAAGCTATGGCCCAATCGATCCTAATGTCGAGTCCGAGGAATATTGGTCTCTATTCTTTCACCAACAGTATCAGAATCCCGGTTCCCAAAATCATCTTTTTCGTGGGCATTTATACGCTTATTTGCAGGAACCTTGCTACTGGGCTGCTGCCGAAATCTATCAAAAATATCAAGCTAAACTAGATTATCAGATCGAAGACTACTTTAACGAAGGAATTCTTGGTTTTGAGGCTATCTTAGCTGACTTTAAGCCTTTATTCTCTACTCGCTTCGATAATTTTGCCAATCAGAGGATTAAATATCGCTTAATCGATCGCATCCGTCAGATTAGTCAAGCATTCGGCCATAATACTTGGAGCCTACTACTTAATTCTACCGGAGCGCGTCTCAGCCAAGCTCTCCTGGCGAGGGGATTAGTGGGAGAAACTCTCGAAAATTACCTTTTAGCTTGGGATTACTATAAAGAAATTTATGCCCAGGCAAAAATCAAAACCGATGGTAAAATTCAGGAACCTAGTCCAGAAATCTGGCAAAAAATCGCCGCTGCTTATAACTCGGATAGCCACTCTACCATCAAAATCAGTTCTGCGACAATTAACCGATGGTTAGAGGATGCGGGAAAAGCTATTTCTGATCATTTATTTCCCCAAGGAAAAACAATTTCTCTACAGCAACCTTTCGGGGATGGGGAAAGTAGCACGAGGGAGGAAATGATCGAAGATACTCTCCATGATACCCCTTGGCAGCAATTAGAAGCGGCGGAAAATTTTCGCGAGTCGCAACAAAATCACCAAAAAATTCTAGCTTGGTTACGCGCAGAAATTTCACAGATTTGTCAGCAGCCGCAACAGGCAAAACTGCATCCGCAAATTCAGTTAATTCTAGAGATGACTTATGGTTCAGGGTTGGGACAAGTGGCAATTGCCGCTAAGATTACAGAAATTACCACGGTGGTTATCAAACAATATCAGGTTTCTAGGGAACTGGATAAAGTTTATCGTCACCTCGCTAAAAAGTTTTTACCCTGGGCCAGCGAAAACCTGCATATTTCTTTCCAGTCTCACGATAGAGAAGTTATTAGTAAGGCAATAGAACCATGGCTAACATACTACTATCAAACCAGCGCAACAACTCAGGAGGATTAA
- a CDS encoding DUF1822 family protein encodes MVNDWLELTPDSIWLEIPADIQEISWAKSASFTDASIRQRFYVNYLCQQVIFNYLQSGMPGVSLVENQEDFWQLGVNGFTVKLGEKSVIVIASETLDLEALEIPQEWVDIPQLIGDYYLAVQVNTAESYLRIWGYTTHKDIKEKGQYIKRNLNYSLPRNQLQSGSDSLNLWGECQLQPVKIEPEKMEEKLSLDRLTTLLDILANPQLIFPRKAIAFQEWAAVIVNSNWRKILITRRQKSPVKLTNWFTDNFPIDWQSILDFSSLSLVPAFKNTEIKRIKDLGVELLGNSLALMITIAKTEEVFSLQATVYPTGETSTLPPHLKLSILTETGQVFREVIATDNDEFIRYRFDAELGDKFFIEVALESAIVTEYLQV; translated from the coding sequence ATGGTTAATGATTGGTTAGAACTAACTCCTGATAGCATTTGGCTAGAAATACCCGCAGATATTCAAGAGATAAGTTGGGCAAAAAGTGCCAGTTTTACTGATGCCAGTATTCGTCAGAGATTTTATGTTAATTATCTCTGTCAACAAGTTATTTTTAACTATCTACAGTCAGGGATGCCTGGGGTTAGCTTAGTAGAAAATCAAGAGGATTTCTGGCAACTAGGAGTTAATGGTTTTACCGTTAAATTAGGCGAAAAGTCAGTAATAGTTATTGCCAGCGAAACTCTGGATCTAGAAGCGCTCGAAATTCCTCAAGAATGGGTAGATATTCCTCAATTAATTGGTGATTATTATCTAGCTGTACAGGTAAACACTGCCGAAAGTTATCTGAGAATTTGGGGTTATACTACCCATAAAGATATTAAGGAAAAAGGACAATATATTAAGCGTAATCTTAACTACTCTCTACCGAGAAATCAACTGCAATCAGGATCAGATTCTTTGAATTTATGGGGAGAGTGTCAATTACAACCAGTGAAGATTGAACCGGAAAAGATGGAGGAAAAACTATCTTTAGATAGATTGACAACCTTACTAGACATCTTAGCTAATCCTCAGTTAATCTTTCCCAGAAAAGCTATTGCTTTTCAAGAATGGGCAGCAGTTATCGTCAATAGTAACTGGAGAAAAATTTTAATTACCCGTCGGCAAAAATCCCCCGTCAAGTTAACCAATTGGTTTACTGATAATTTCCCCATTGATTGGCAAAGTATCCTCGATTTTAGCTCACTGTCACTGGTTCCAGCATTCAAAAATACAGAAATTAAACGCATCAAAGATTTAGGAGTAGAATTACTGGGAAATTCCCTCGCTTTGATGATTACTATCGCTAAAACTGAAGAAGTATTTAGCCTGCAAGCGACTGTTTACCCCACGGGAGAAACAAGCACTTTACCCCCCCATTTAAAATTAAGTATTCTCACCGAAACTGGTCAGGTTTTTCGAGAAGTAATTGCCACAGATAACGATGAATTTATTCGTTATCGATTTGATGCTGAATTGGGGGATAAATTCTTTATTGAAGTGGCTTTAGAATCGGCAATAGTAACCGAATATTTACAAGTATAA
- a CDS encoding CHASE2 domain-containing protein: MIKLLTLELDGTFDRGFKVKLEIRPDLNSRPQTVIKARLPANLELLTLYRQWQRHYSELEGFFKVLKDSNPQQITNSSQQSLVFKNCQEKAKLFEDNLNKWLNNSPEFEPIKTAILRSGNNFRIWVQTDNIWLQRFPWEKWEILQNTGADIAIIVSEYDTLARQLKNHEKIRILAILGYATDLKFLEEDRKTLDDIAGKAGAEIIWEKAPHPQKLNQLLRQETWNILFFSGHSASTEDGQDCEIQLTETHKLKIADFSFSLGEATKNGLKLAIFNSCDGIGLAQQLSREKGMALPHLIFMREKLPDPVSPKFLQYFLTAFTNNKSLYSAVHEAQKNLHDDWEKDYPCASWLPVVCPNPTEEPPTWHSFSNSPQKQQNWRRFALTFGLGLAVMMTVLAIRETGILEPLELNIYDRLMQLKPKDKPDERLLIITIDRQDWEYQDRMGMKRPTIPGSDRKRSLAGEALSQLLNKLLPYEPQIIALDILRPIAASQDYPPLAKQLQNTPNFISICKFNNYPQPDGFPPPPELPKNQSGFSNIVPDETIAGVPRIRRFLYQAKLDRTSPCLPPDSLAKVDSMSCNFKDYAPSFSLLIAKRYLESQNQDFDCNKLERGILEINIGDTHLGDWLQSNRGPYRTSQSDTRSGRQVMLAYRRIADNGIDAIIKIAPKKSLRQVLDPRFNSESVREKIVLIGVTEPGIDDFLTPFSRNPSEAIPGVYLHAHAVSQILDTMEGKRTSIAFWNPLQEAFWVLGWSLVGGLLTWRFLRVKTVLLTVAIAMISLTGIGWLLFSYFGLWVPIIPPAIALLTTSGIFFFLRSYYLK, from the coding sequence ATGATTAAACTCCTAACTCTCGAACTAGATGGCACATTTGATCGGGGATTTAAAGTAAAATTAGAAATTCGTCCCGATCTTAATTCTCGTCCCCAAACTGTGATCAAAGCAAGGCTACCAGCTAATTTAGAGTTATTAACTCTTTACCGTCAATGGCAACGTCACTATAGTGAATTAGAGGGATTTTTTAAAGTCTTAAAAGATAGCAATCCCCAACAAATTACCAATAGTTCTCAGCAGAGTTTAGTTTTTAAAAACTGCCAAGAAAAAGCCAAATTATTTGAGGATAACTTAAACAAATGGTTGAATAATAGCCCAGAATTTGAACCGATCAAAACCGCAATTCTGCGCTCTGGTAATAACTTTCGTATCTGGGTACAAACCGATAATATTTGGCTACAAAGATTCCCCTGGGAAAAATGGGAAATTCTCCAAAATACCGGCGCAGATATAGCCATTATTGTCTCAGAATACGATACCTTAGCCAGACAATTAAAAAATCATGAAAAAATTCGGATTTTAGCCATTTTAGGCTATGCCACCGACTTAAAATTTCTCGAAGAAGATCGCAAAACTTTAGACGATATTGCGGGAAAAGCAGGAGCGGAAATTATCTGGGAAAAAGCTCCCCACCCGCAAAAATTAAATCAGTTATTGCGTCAAGAAACTTGGAATATTCTCTTTTTTAGCGGTCATAGTGCCAGTACAGAAGATGGCCAAGATTGCGAAATTCAACTAACAGAAACTCATAAATTAAAGATAGCTGATTTTAGCTTTTCCCTGGGAGAAGCCACTAAAAACGGGTTAAAGTTAGCGATATTTAACTCCTGTGATGGTATTGGTTTAGCACAACAACTATCACGGGAAAAAGGGATGGCATTACCCCATCTAATCTTTATGCGCGAGAAATTACCCGATCCTGTTTCTCCCAAATTTCTGCAATACTTTTTAACCGCTTTTACCAATAATAAATCTCTCTATAGTGCCGTACATGAAGCCCAAAAAAATCTGCACGATGACTGGGAAAAAGACTATCCCTGTGCCAGTTGGCTGCCCGTAGTTTGCCCCAATCCCACCGAAGAACCCCCCACTTGGCATAGTTTTAGTAACTCCCCTCAAAAACAACAAAATTGGCGACGATTTGCTCTAACTTTCGGTTTAGGTTTAGCCGTAATGATGACAGTCTTGGCAATAAGAGAAACAGGAATTTTAGAACCCTTAGAATTAAATATTTATGATCGTCTGATGCAACTAAAACCCAAAGATAAACCCGATGAAAGATTATTAATTATTACCATTGATCGCCAAGATTGGGAATATCAAGATCGCATGGGTATGAAAAGACCAACAATACCGGGAAGCGATCGAAAACGTTCCCTCGCAGGAGAAGCATTATCGCAGCTTTTAAATAAATTACTGCCCTACGAACCGCAAATTATCGCCTTAGATATCCTCCGTCCCATCGCTGCCAGTCAAGATTATCCACCCCTAGCCAAACAATTACAAAATACTCCTAATTTTATCTCGATTTGTAAGTTTAATAATTACCCGCAACCGGACGGATTTCCCCCACCCCCGGAACTGCCAAAAAATCAGAGTGGTTTTAGTAACATAGTCCCAGACGAAACCATTGCCGGAGTTCCCCGAATTCGTCGTTTTTTATATCAGGCAAAACTCGATCGCACCTCTCCCTGTCTTCCCCCGGATTCTTTGGCCAAAGTTGACTCAATGTCCTGTAATTTTAAAGATTATGCTCCTAGTTTTAGTCTCCTAATTGCCAAACGATATCTAGAATCCCAGAATCAAGATTTTGACTGCAATAAACTGGAGCGGGGAATTCTAGAAATTAATATCGGGGATACTCATCTCGGTGACTGGCTACAATCCAACCGCGGCCCCTACAGAACCAGTCAATCCGATACCCGATCCGGCCGTCAAGTTATGCTCGCTTACCGTCGAATCGCCGATAATGGCATCGATGCAATCATCAAAATTGCCCCGAAAAAATCTCTCCGACAGGTTTTAGATCCGCGTTTTAATTCCGAATCAGTCCGGGAAAAAATTGTCCTGATTGGAGTAACAGAACCCGGGATTGATGATTTTTTAACCCCCTTTAGTCGCAACCCATCGGAAGCAATTCCGGGGGTTTATTTGCACGCGCACGCGGTCAGTCAAATTCTCGATACAATGGAAGGAAAACGTACCTCGATCGCTTTTTGGAATCCCCTACAGGAGGCTTTCTGGGTGCTGGGTTGGTCCCTGGTGGGGGGATTATTAACGTGGCGTTTTCTTCGGGTAAAAACGGTACTTTTGACAGTGGCGATCGCTATGATTTCCCTCACCGGTATCGGTTGGCTTCTCTTTAGTTATTTCGGTCTCTGGGTTCCGATTATCCCCCCAGCGATCGCACTTCTCACCACCTCCGGTATCTTCTTTTTTCTTCGTTCTTACTACTTAAAATAG
- a CDS encoding tetratricopeptide repeat-containing serine protease family protein, whose amino-acid sequence MIKPSIALILLFSLLPQPGLTLITPAAGNISNHPILTAQGDRELTEEQFLQRVTVRITSETNRGSGTIIAKKGDNYLILTNAHVTRNTKTLQVQTYDGHSRAARIVPNSLSENQDLALLEFSDTREYSIATIAKFTINQNSIGLEVVAAGYVAETGQYRTTKGTLEQVSDRPLREGYSVGYSGDIVQGMSGGGIFVDGELIGINGRSAHPILSNYIYEDGTKPTDAEIQQMRAVNWGISLHTLLTYIRPEILSAYNLPLPQVNPDIETTAPTRYIAELETKAKGFTVRIDSTSGGNGSGVIIAKEGNIYTVLTADHVFCEKIKGTTRCADHTYTVVTSDGKTRNIEKSTIIRQEGVDLAVFQFESLDNYPVAEIANYNPNTGDFVFAAGFPKIGDNPSKWLFSGGAILEKEQGLIQTRQSPLSTQQGGTLQSVASLTGGYELVYTSITYGGMSGGAVLDSQGRVIGIHGRSEGAGGGKIQLGYSLGIPISTFIGLQERLKVKPQLLTTAQPQVSPQQQQEIIQAITGVIVPNTNAKADIWIERGGQLWRLRRSEEAIKAFDEAIKQNDPDNVYLAWYGKGLALFELREHQPAIEALQQAINTLPKREDLKNFHSSILQLQSVVYRYLENYEQALTVINQAISLVPNNPNHYNEKSSVLSRLKRYDEGLAAINQAINLAPRAAWYSNRGVLYQDQQKYKLALDDYNKAIELNPNHANAYVNRGILYYNQQKYELALSDFSKAIDINPNDAEAYSNRGGVYYNQQKYELALSDINKAIDINPNDAEAYYNRGNLYYNQQKYDSALADYNQAIKLNRNFANAYVNRGALYYNQRKYELALADYDKAIELNRNDAVAYYNRGVLYAILGQPEKVKIDLQQAAILFRQQNNMAAYEKVMQILQQLGG is encoded by the coding sequence ATGATCAAACCTTCGATCGCCCTCATCCTTCTTTTCTCCCTACTGCCTCAACCCGGGTTAACCCTTATCACCCCGGCTGCCGGAAATATTTCTAATCATCCCATTCTGACGGCACAGGGCGATCGGGAGCTTACCGAGGAGCAATTCCTACAACGAGTCACCGTTCGGATTACTAGCGAGACAAATCGGGGATCGGGGACAATTATCGCTAAAAAAGGCGATAATTACCTTATCCTAACCAACGCCCACGTTACCCGCAACACGAAAACCCTACAGGTACAAACTTACGACGGCCACAGCCGTGCGGCCCGCATTGTCCCCAATTCCCTATCGGAGAATCAAGATCTCGCCCTGCTGGAGTTTAGCGATACCCGGGAATATTCGATCGCCACCATCGCAAAGTTTACCATCAATCAAAACAGCATCGGTTTAGAAGTGGTGGCCGCGGGATATGTTGCCGAAACGGGACAGTATCGGACGACAAAGGGAACCCTTGAACAGGTGAGCGATCGACCCCTCCGGGAGGGCTACAGCGTCGGTTATAGTGGCGATATCGTGCAGGGAATGAGTGGCGGCGGCATTTTTGTTGATGGGGAGTTAATCGGCATTAACGGGCGATCGGCCCATCCGATTCTCTCTAACTACATCTACGAAGACGGCACAAAACCCACAGACGCAGAAATCCAACAGATGAGAGCGGTTAACTGGGGCATTTCCCTTCATACCCTATTAACCTACATCCGGCCCGAAATCCTCAGCGCCTATAACCTGCCCCTACCGCAGGTGAACCCCGATATAGAAACCACCGCCCCTACTCGCTATATCGCCGAATTAGAAACAAAAGCCAAGGGTTTCACCGTGCGGATTGATAGTACGAGCGGTGGAAACGGTAGCGGTGTCATTATCGCTAAAGAAGGGAATATTTACACGGTTTTAACCGCCGATCACGTCTTCTGCGAAAAAATCAAAGGCACCACCAGATGTGCCGATCACACCTACACCGTCGTCACCAGCGACGGCAAAACTCGAAACATCGAGAAAAGCACCATCATCCGGCAGGAAGGGGTAGATTTAGCAGTCTTTCAGTTTGAAAGCCTGGACAATTATCCCGTTGCGGAAATAGCGAATTATAACCCAAATACCGGTGATTTTGTTTTTGCCGCAGGCTTCCCCAAAATTGGCGACAATCCCTCGAAATGGTTGTTTAGTGGCGGTGCAATTCTCGAGAAAGAACAGGGATTAATACAAACCCGCCAAAGTCCTTTAAGCACTCAACAAGGGGGAACATTACAAAGTGTTGCTTCTTTAACCGGGGGCTATGAATTAGTTTATACCAGCATCACTTATGGGGGCATGAGTGGCGGTGCAGTCTTAGACTCTCAGGGGAGAGTAATAGGGATTCATGGACGTTCAGAAGGAGCAGGGGGAGGGAAAATTCAGTTAGGGTATAGTTTAGGGATTCCCATTAGCACTTTTATCGGATTGCAAGAGAGATTGAAGGTAAAACCGCAATTATTAACCACTGCTCAACCCCAAGTTAGTCCGCAACAACAACAAGAAATTATTCAAGCGATTACTGGTGTTATTGTTCCTAATACCAATGCGAAGGCGGATATTTGGATAGAAAGGGGAGGACAATTATGGCGGTTACGGAGGTCTGAGGAAGCAATTAAGGCGTTTGATGAGGCGATTAAGCAAAATGACCCCGATAATGTCTATTTAGCTTGGTATGGGAAGGGATTAGCGTTATTTGAATTACGCGAACATCAACCAGCTATAGAAGCTTTGCAACAAGCGATTAATACCTTACCTAAACGGGAAGATTTAAAGAACTTTCACAGTAGTATTTTACAACTGCAAAGTGTTGTTTATCGCTATTTAGAAAATTATGAGCAAGCCTTAACGGTGATTAATCAGGCGATTTCTCTGGTTCCCAATAACCCCAATCACTATAACGAGAAATCCTCAGTATTAAGTCGATTAAAACGCTATGATGAGGGATTAGCGGCGATTAATCAGGCAATTAATCTCGCTCCCCGTGCTGCTTGGTATAGCAATCGGGGGGTTCTTTACCAAGATCAACAAAAATACAAATTAGCATTAGATGACTACAACAAAGCTATTGAACTTAATCCTAATCATGCTAATGCTTACGTCAATCGGGGGATTCTTTACTATAACCAGCAGAAATACGAATTAGCCCTATCTGACTTCAGCAAAGCCATTGACATTAATCCTAATGATGCTGAGGCTTACAGCAATCGGGGGGGTGTTTACTATAACCAGCAGAAATACGAATTAGCCCTCTCTGACATCAACAAAGCCATTGACATTAATCCTAATGATGCTGAGGCTTACTACAATCGGGGGAATCTTTACTATAACCAGCAGAAATACGATTCAGCTTTAGCTGACTACAACCAAGCTATTAAACTTAATCGTAATTTTGCTAATGCTTACGTCAATCGGGGGGCTCTTTACTATAACCAACGAAAATACGAATTAGCTTTAGCTGACTACGACAAAGCTATTGAACTTAATCGTAATGATGCTGTGGCTTACTACAATCGTGGTGTTTTATATGCCATATTAGGACAACCCGAAAAAGTAAAAATTGATCTACAACAAGCAGCCATATTATTCCGCCAACAGAATAATATGGCTGCTTATGAAAAGGTGATGCAGATTTTACAACAATTAGGGGGGTGA
- a CDS encoding type II toxin-antitoxin system HicA family toxin codes for MESREIIKKLKDEGWYQVGTTGSHHHFKHPHKKGKVTVPHPKKDIPLKTLISIEKQASIKLR; via the coding sequence ATGGAAAGTCGAGAAATTATCAAAAAACTGAAGGATGAGGGATGGTATCAAGTAGGTACAACAGGAAGTCATCATCATTTTAAACATCCCCATAAAAAAGGGAAAGTGACTGTTCCTCACCCTAAAAAGGATATTCCCCTTAAAACCCTAATCAGTATCGAAAAACAAGCCAGTATTAAATTACGATAA
- a CDS encoding type II toxin-antitoxin system HicB family antitoxin: MITYLATVHKDNHSDYGVQFYDFPGCISAGETIEEAKKMATEALKGHISFMLADGDEIPTPSTLETILTDADHQDAIAFLLIQVSEAILNHQELCVKN, from the coding sequence ATGATTACTTATTTAGCCACCGTTCATAAAGATAACCATAGTGATTATGGGGTACAATTTTATGACTTTCCGGGTTGTATTAGTGCAGGGGAAACCATCGAAGAAGCGAAAAAAATGGCAACTGAAGCCTTAAAAGGTCATATTTCCTTTATGTTGGCAGATGGGGACGAAATTCCCACCCCTAGCACCCTCGAAACCATTTTAACCGACGCGGATCATCAAGATGCGATCGCTTTTCTACTCATTCAGGTATCAGAAGCTATTTTAAACCATCAGGAATTGTGTGTAAAAAACTAG
- a CDS encoding DUF2442 domain-containing protein — protein MYLVHESIVKAQKVWVEDKWICIRLEDDREIRFPAYKNKRLSKATFEQLAEVELICDGTGLHWETLDEDLSIIGILEGRLGA, from the coding sequence ATGTATTTGGTACATGAAAGCATAGTAAAAGCTCAAAAAGTTTGGGTTGAAGATAAATGGATTTGTATTCGTTTAGAAGACGATAGAGAAATTCGTTTTCCTGCTTATAAAAATAAACGCTTATCAAAAGCAACCTTTGAACAATTAGCAGAGGTTGAGTTAATTTGTGATGGCACGGGATTACATTGGGAAACCTTAGATGAGGATTTGTCCATCATTGGCATTTTAGAAGGAAGATTGGGTGCTTAA
- a CDS encoding DUF4160 domain-containing protein: MPEIFRLEGYVFFFYANEGNEPMHVHVRRGGGYAKFWLEPLELDYAKGLKTKEIVRAEVIITENIEIIRRKWHDVFGT, translated from the coding sequence ATGCCAGAAATTTTCAGACTGGAAGGCTATGTTTTCTTTTTCTATGCCAATGAAGGCAATGAACCCATGCACGTTCACGTTCGACGGGGCGGCGGATATGCTAAATTTTGGCTAGAGCCGCTAGAATTGGATTATGCTAAAGGTCTAAAAACCAAAGAAATTGTTCGGGCTGAAGTTATCATTACAGAAAATATAGAAATAATACGGAGGAAATGGCACGATGTATTTGGTACATGA